In Ancalomicrobiaceae bacterium S20, the following proteins share a genomic window:
- a CDS encoding DUF2125 domain-containing protein, with the protein MSKRAKIISAVVVVVAIGVSVAWSQIRTRVVEEMDRQIGLMAARGVAVTCKDRTVYGFPFRIELACADPGLTAKDGTTVSAKALRAVTLLYNPFLVIVELDGPFTLRRPDGVAVDASWKVLQASIRLGSSGPERVSIAADDLDIAASGGDRPPVKLVAAHGELHARHAADATGPFDADLAAQFDRATLTEAAKPLGPEKLDITLDATVLGVPAPGAPEPGKAWAANGGKVELRNLSLVTSKEMKVEGTGSFGPRPDGLVDGRIRLTASGLERVASGGKLSPELAAVATGFLFMGAPVETGDKRGRALDLVIEQGRLKLGKMALGTLPAVYNP; encoded by the coding sequence ATGAGCAAGCGCGCGAAGATCATCAGCGCCGTCGTCGTTGTCGTCGCGATCGGCGTGTCCGTCGCCTGGAGCCAGATCCGGACGCGCGTGGTCGAGGAGATGGACCGGCAGATCGGCCTCATGGCCGCGCGCGGCGTCGCAGTCACCTGCAAGGACCGCACGGTCTACGGCTTCCCGTTCCGGATCGAGCTCGCCTGCGCCGATCCCGGCCTGACCGCAAAGGACGGCACCACGGTGTCGGCCAAGGCGCTGCGCGCGGTGACGCTGCTCTACAATCCGTTCCTGGTCATCGTTGAACTCGACGGCCCCTTCACCCTGCGCCGGCCCGACGGCGTTGCGGTCGATGCGTCCTGGAAGGTGCTGCAGGCGAGCATCCGGCTCGGCTCCAGCGGACCCGAGCGGGTCTCGATCGCGGCCGACGATCTCGACATCGCCGCAAGCGGCGGCGATCGCCCGCCGGTGAAGCTCGTCGCGGCCCATGGCGAGCTGCATGCCCGCCATGCGGCCGATGCGACCGGCCCCTTCGATGCCGACCTCGCCGCCCAGTTCGATCGCGCGACCCTGACCGAGGCCGCGAAGCCGCTCGGCCCCGAGAAACTCGACATCACGCTCGACGCGACCGTGCTCGGCGTGCCCGCGCCGGGCGCGCCGGAGCCGGGCAAAGCCTGGGCAGCAAACGGCGGCAAGGTCGAACTGCGCAACCTGTCGCTCGTCACGTCGAAGGAGATGAAAGTCGAGGGAACCGGCAGCTTCGGCCCGCGTCCGGACGGCCTGGTCGATGGCCGGATCCGGCTGACCGCATCGGGCCTCGAGCGGGTCGCGAGCGGCGGCAAGCTCTCGCCGGAACTGGCCGCGGTCGCCACGGGCTTCCTGTTCATGGGCGCGCCGGTCGAGACCGGCGACAAGCGCGGCCGGGCCCTCGATCTCGTCATCGAACAGGGCCGTCTGAAGCTCGGCAAGATGGCGCTCGGCACGCTGCCGGCGGTCTACAATCCCTAA
- a CDS encoding gamma-glutamylcyclotransferase, with product MQDLWVFGYGSLMWNPGFAFAEQAPARLAGWHRALCIYSTVHRGTPEAPGLVLGLDRGGSCRGLAFRVEPANRGAVIDYLREREQVTAVYREIHRPVRLDDGSGRVVEAVTYVADRGHPQYAGRLDEDEVHRLVSRSRGKSGINPDYVLATARHLVGLGIADPTLARLAARLEREQATPVVEHDDIE from the coding sequence ATGCAGGATCTCTGGGTGTTCGGATACGGGTCGCTGATGTGGAACCCGGGCTTTGCCTTCGCCGAGCAGGCGCCGGCGCGGCTCGCCGGCTGGCACCGGGCGCTGTGCATCTATTCGACCGTGCACCGCGGCACGCCGGAGGCGCCGGGGCTGGTGCTCGGGCTCGATCGCGGCGGCAGCTGTCGCGGGCTGGCGTTCCGGGTCGAGCCGGCGAACCGTGGGGCGGTCATCGACTACTTGCGCGAACGCGAGCAGGTGACGGCGGTCTATCGCGAGATCCACCGCCCAGTGCGCCTCGACGACGGCTCCGGCCGGGTGGTCGAGGCGGTCACCTATGTCGCCGACCGCGGCCATCCCCAATACGCCGGCCGGCTCGACGAGGACGAGGTGCACCGGCTGGTCAGCCGCTCGCGCGGCAAGTCGGGCATCAATCCGGATTACGTGCTGGCGACGGCCCGGCATCTGGTCGGGCTCGGCATCGCCGATCCGACGCTGGCGCGGCTGGCGGCGCGGCTCGAGCGGGAACAGGCGACGCCGGTCGTCGAACACGACGATATCGAGTGA